One window of Hydractinia symbiolongicarpus strain clone_291-10 chromosome 3, HSymV2.1, whole genome shotgun sequence genomic DNA carries:
- the LOC130635768 gene encoding thioredoxin domain-containing protein 16-like, with protein sequence MICLILIKIILLFSAFVSTKRIYKTGQVIKMVNDKNELDHLKRLQNGSLILYSMTSGEAAEKFEENLLRAHNYVSKYGFKMKKVNCNKMKRTIKECKHVTNQLVYLYKLGDEKIMSSDQLNGTKRTINEILFFLASSNYEKMIYVGSMAQANEIIEMNRKIFNSVVGCFQDYESEELRNFLDAAMEIGHDYAFLLLNGKADDVKPIKKPGYFITLYYTMEVEPGKQPETVDLTPYASNVISLKEIIQTLEMTEEIKQQLHKVKTAKSRQQEELNYQKEKAAEELERKKRKHSESNLPTPSIRRINTTDLLHKKGNKTNSFIELLSDEDSDLAKDAYAIIRNEHRNQKLSCGVNETEFYKELKLVNTTSKHVLLVLYYVSWDSLYQLFKHTYMEIADEVDQDVKAVAIDCSAWPSPCQQNQISTYPSLILYKPGLEPIRYKDFLHKQTLMKHISIWKEPFLPELSDVRQLQDLQKQMKETFVIAAFSNVKGVKQSESYKIYSQVALRYYGKVRMAVLLSKNKNITFNQQKLNLPSVVTVNANGVRNRIVRTNVFDAKLLDDWINEQTQPQVQELTPISFPKLLRLRKPFLIAFRERNKDRAVLSRFAQNNPNVITVWMDIDSDLTKSIQTTYNLQHRNTIALLDKRKNTVYEFKEGKRTKDNISKWISKCLSGVSYEPSYTLPDQTWTGNNGIDFLKLIDEEQKNFTSPSTKQENNEKTVKDRLNGHIAIDRPEEFDKTATDRLEDEGDKDNFRYYDEL encoded by the exons ATGATATGTTTaatcttaataaaaataatactgCTCTTCTCAGCTTTTGTTTCAACAAAGAGGATCTATAAAACAGGCCAAGTGATAAAAATGGTGAATGACAAGAATGAGCTAGACCATCTGAAACGTTTACAAAATGGTTCGCTGATTTTATATAGTATGACGTCAG GAGAAGCAGCcgaaaaatttgaagaaaatttaTTACGAGCTCACAACTATGTATCAAAATAtggatttaaaatgaaaaag GTAAACTGTAACAAAATGAAGAGAACAATAAAAGAATGCAAACATGTGACAAATCAGCTGGTTTATTTATACAA GCTTGGGGATGAAAAAATCATGAGTTCTGACCAACTCAATGGAACAAAAAGAACaatcaatgaaattttatt TTTCTTAGCTTCGTCCAATTATGAAAAAATGATATATGTTGGCAGTATGGCACAAGCAAATGAAATTATTGAAATGAATCGAAAGATTTTTAATTCTGTTGTTGGATGTTTTCAAGATTATGAATCTGAAG AGTTACGCAATTTTTTGGATGCTGCCATGGAGATTGGGCATGATTATGCATTTCTTTTGTTGAATGGAAAAGCTGATGACGT GAAACCGATTAAAAAGCCGGGTTATTTTATAACACTGTATTACACGATGGAAGTTGAACCTGGAAAACAGCCTGAAACTGTAGACCTTACACCGTATGCAAGCAACGTCATATCTCTGAAAGAAATTATCCAAACCTTGGAAATGACAGAAGAGATCAAACAGCAACTCCACAAA gtTAAAACTGCGAAAAGTCGACAGCAAGAAGAACTTAattatcaaaaagaaaaagctgCAGAAGAATTagagagaaagaaaagaaaacacag TGAATCAAATCTACCTACGCCATCTATCCGAAGAATAAACACAACAGATCTACTTCATAAGAAGGGAAACAAAACAAACAGTTTTATTGAGC tgttaagCGACGAAGACTCTGATTTAGCGAAGGATGCGTATGCAATTATACGAAATGAGCACAGGAATCAAAAGTTGTCGTGTGGTGTAAATGAAACGGAGTTTTATAAGGAGTTGAAACTGGTCAACACAACCTCGAAGCATGTATTGTTGGTCCTGTATTATGTTTCGT GGGACTCGTTGTATCAACTATTCAAACACACTTACATGGAGATTGCTGACGAAGTTGACCaag ATGTCAAAGCCGTTGCAATTGATTGTTCAGCATGGCCATCTCCATGTCAACAGAATCAGATCTCAACTTATCCAAGCTTGATTTTATACAA ACCCGGATTAGAACCGATTAGATACAAGGATTTCTTGCACAAACAAACTTTGATGAAACACATATCAAT ATGGAAAGAGCCGTTTCTTCCAGAACTTTCTGATGTTCGACAACTGCAAGATCTGCAGAAACAAATGAAAGAGACGTTTGTTATTGCAGCTTTCTCTAACGTTAAAGGTGTGAAACAAA GTGAAAGTTACAAGATCTATTCGCAAGTAGCGTTACGCTATTATGGTAAAGTTCGCATGGCGGTGttgttatcaaaaaataaaaatatcac TTTCAATCAACAAAAGCTTAATTTACCATCAGTTGTGACTGTAAACGCAAATGGTGTCAGAAATCGTATTGTTAGAACCAATGTTTTCGATGCAAAACTTTTAGATGACTGGATCAACGAGCAAACACAACCTCAAGTT CAAGAACTCACACCAATATCATTTCCGAAGTTGCTTCGACTTAGAAAACCATTCTTAATTGCATTCCGAGAAAGAAACAAAGATCGAGCAGTGTTATCAAGATTCGCACAAAACAATCCGAATGTCATCACAGTATGGATGGACAT TGACAGTGATTTAACGAAATCCATACAAACAACGTACAACCTTCAACATCGAAATACAATCGCACTACTGGACAAGAGAAAG AACACTGTGTATGAGTTCAAGGAAGGTAAAAGAACAAAAGATAACATATCAAAGTGGATATCAAAATGTCTAAGTGGTGTTTCCTACGAACCATCAT ATACGTTGCCTGATCAAACTTGGACTGGAAATAATggtatagattttttaaaacttatcgACGAGGAACAAAAGAATTTCACAAGCCCCTCTACGAAACAAGAAAACAATGAAAAGACAGTAAAAGACAGACTGAATGGGCATATTGCAATTGACAGACCGGAAGAATTTGATAAAACTGCAACTGACAGATTGGAAGATGAGGGTGATAAAGACAACTTTAGATATTACGATGAATTGTAG
- the LOC130635769 gene encoding uncharacterized protein LOC130635769, producing the protein MLQLRLLLREKQNKKTTERQRSKQKSKMAKYIFLMFVLYFLSQTILSYPARMGLLQEKHKNAYRQDTLKTIKYTPIINQCLEYCVEMSRCYALSFSTSAQKCLLHTKGGKKKFSLVHDSDYNYFEIKFV; encoded by the exons ATGTTACAACTTAGACTCTTGCTGAGAGAAAAACAG aataaaaaaacaacagaaagacAAAGAAGTAAACAGAAAAGCAAGATggcgaaatatatatttttgatgtttgtgTTATATTTTCTATCGCAGACGATTTTGAGCTATCCAGCCAGAATGGGATTGCTACAGGAGAAACACAAAAACGCTTATCGGCAAGACACGTTAAAAACGATCAAATATACCCCTATTATCAATCAATGTTTGGAGTACTGTGTCGAAATGAGCAGATGTTACGCGTTGTCGTTTTCTACTTCGGCACAGAAATGTCTGCTTCATACAAAAGGCGGGAAAAAGAAGTTCTCCCTCGTACATGATAGCGATTACAACTACTTCGAaataaaattcgtatga
- the LOC130635770 gene encoding uncharacterized protein LOC130635770 yields MTFLRKVMNTNSNECPFLTNLYAESIATELFQQGTGHLVTDSSQGTNQYSLSQIGHTSIPTKEQSCSTFYNPWGSCTPNNGFVTYHPESNSNTYEENSWSQFYMSELEPLTKTQDNYFPDAKKKKVTDPVENMSRPLESNSLFEDNSLQTLNYISGTTQSTNPQLSNQQPNYISLDEPKQFVLGSQLTSLNEASELAENNVMNVSQDFTSYADMLEFDETSPVVQDINFAVTPEMSDFIALKEQEIMCEYTAYHNTGNQSVPTDRDGDTQLLLHILNRRTEQAIEDIRTKKLKLCSNCFANYLNVINNKQQAALHMACYNQNAAVIIELLKHDIDVTLMDSESNTVFNIIIDRAKTEDFALQLLARFLDQNVVMRYQEDFKTAFGKRNNEGRGAMHLAVKKNFRHVVSAIVRAGADINLQETQAKRTSLVIAAKHGDWKMVKFLVHLGACINLAPRSNVRAIHYACMQNNVDAVKFLIEKCVDLNQRTCEGKREKELTKSKEIEQIISEEMKRRRRTRTKANKDKDKAGNQRSCRCGSGQSVT; encoded by the exons ATGACATTTTTGAGAAAAG TTATGAATACCAACAGTAACGAGTGCCCGTTTTTGACAAACCTGTACGCAGAAAGCATCGCAACAGAATTATTTCAGCAAGGAACTGGACATCTTGTTACAGATAGCTCTCAAGGAACTAACCAATATTCATTGTCGCAAATTGGACATACTTCTATCCCAACAAAAGAACAAAGTTGTTCGACTTTTTATAACCCTTGGGGTAGCTGTACACCAAACAATGGTTTTGTAACCTACCATCCTGAAAGCAATTCAAATACTTATGAAGAAAATTCATGGTCTCAATTTTATATGTCCGAACTAGAACCATTGACGAAAACACAAGATAATTATTTTCCTGAcgccaaaaagaaaaaagtgaccgATCCAGTTGAAAATATGTCAAGACCTTTAGAAAGCAATTCTCTCTTTGAGGACAACAGTCTTCAAACGTTGAATTACATATCTGGGACGACCCAGTCTACAAATCCACAACTCAGCAACCAACAGccaaattacatttcattggatGAACCAAAGCAGTTTGTTTTAGGTTCTCAGTTGACATCTCTTAATGAAGCATCAGAACTAGCAGAGAATAATGTTATGAACGTTTCTCAAGACTTCACAAGTTATGCAGACATGCTAGAGTTCGACGAAACGTCTCCAGTTGTTCAGGATATAAATTTTGCTGTCACTCCTGAGATGTCAGACTTTATCGCACTTAAAGAACAGGAAATTATGTGTGAATACACAGCATACCATAATACTGGAAATCAGAGTGTACCAACAGATCGAGACGGAGACAC GCAACTTCTTCTTCACATTCTAAACAGAAGAACAGAACAAGCAATTGAAGACATCAGAACAAAGAAGTTAAAGCTTTGTTCAAATTGCTTTGCGAATTACTTGAATGTAATTAACAACAAACAACAg GCTGCTTTGCACATGGCTTGCTACAATCAAAATGCTGCAGTGATCATTGAGTTACTGAAACATGATATTGATGTCACATTGATGGACAGTGAAAGTAACACTGTCTTCAACATCATTATCGATCGAGCGAAAACAGAAGATTTCGCATTGCAACTGCTTGCACGGTTTTTAGATCAAAATGTTGTAATGCGCTACCAGGAAGATTTCAAGACTGCTTTTGGGAAGAGAAATAATGAAGGGAGAGGAGCTATGCATTTGGCTGTGAAGAAAAATTTTCGACATGTTGTTTCAGCTATTGTAAGAGCAGGAGCAGACATCAATCTGCAG GAAACGCAAGCAAAGAGAACAAGTCTAGTAATTGCAGCCAAACATGGCGACTGGAAAATGGTCAAATTTCTAGTACACCTTGGCGCATGCATCAACCTTGCGCCGAGGTCAAACGTTCGAGCCATCCATTATGCTTGCATGCAAAATAACGTGGATGCAGTAAAGTTTCTTATCGAAAAGTGTGTGGATTTGAATCAGAGAACTTGTGAAGGAAAACGAGAGAAAGAATTGACCAAATCAAAGGAG atAGAACAAATTATATCCGAAGAAATGAAGAGGCGGAGACGAACTCGCACCAAAGCTAATAAAGACAAAGACAAAGCTGGCAATCAAAGATCTTGTCGCTGTGGGAGTGGACAGTCCGTCACGTGA